From Coffea arabica cultivar ET-39 chromosome 2e, Coffea Arabica ET-39 HiFi, whole genome shotgun sequence, the proteins below share one genomic window:
- the LOC140036282 gene encoding uncharacterized protein yields MEVPGAMCVATCGVVDRKRIKAGIGIVVRDNSRKLTVTKAIPLTFSGDRILIEALTIRTGLLFAMEQHWASLEIQSECKALIVRLNEEAEDESQVAVIIRDIKQLKASFWKCNFYLVSQHKDRVSFNLAQFATKLIHDVKWERSFPL; encoded by the coding sequence ATGGAAGTCCCAGGAGCAATGTGTGTGGCCACCTGTGGAGTTGTAGATAGGAAAAGGATAAAGGCAGGAATAGGAATAGTAGTCAGAGATAATAGTAGGAAGCTAACAGTAACAAAGGCGATCCCTTTAACTTTCAGCGGAGATAGGATCTTAATAGAAGCTCTAACAATTCGTACAGGATTGTTATTTGCTATGGAACAACATTGGGCTTCTTTAGAGATCCAATCTGAATGTAAAGCCTTGATAGTTAGACTAAATGAAGAAGCTGAAGATGAATCCCAGGTTGCAGTCATTATCAGAGATATAAAGCAACTCAAAGCATCCTTTTGGAAGTGTAATTTCTACTTAGTTAGTCAGCATAAAGATAGAGTTAGTTTTAATCTTGCACAATTTGCAACCAAACTGATACATGATGTTAAGTGGGAAAGATCTTTCCCCCTGTGA